In Malania oleifera isolate guangnan ecotype guangnan chromosome 8, ASM2987363v1, whole genome shotgun sequence, a single window of DNA contains:
- the LOC131162350 gene encoding tRNA (carboxymethyluridine(34)-5-O)-methyltransferase isoform X1, with translation MIFHVARIGKCFNQFQRIFTLPSVVVNSFCHSETICTMGEVKVSHGSNLSADITDGEPHIQQLVLGSWDQSGSLSSVYSTPEIEKKYVHHVYDAIARHFSSTRFAKWPKVATFLKSLPVGSLVLDAGCGNGKYLGLNPSCFFIGCDISPQLVNICADREHEVLVADAVNLPYRTGFGDAAISIAVLHHLSTENRRKKAIHELVRVVKKGGLVLITVWAVEQEDRSLVNKWTPLTETYVEEWIGPSSPRVRGPSSSTLESIPEAEENNSGDCFNDPKVIPVEKLQETMVSSSKDDSAGCKNGKHVECQQEYFVPWHLPYHRAEVSGASATALANGLAKKDDKKGAVVYNRYYHVFSEGELERLLSGMENAVIVDRFYDKSNWCVVLEKTL, from the coding sequence ATGATCTTTCATGTTGCAAGAATAGGGAAATGCTTCAATCAATTCCAGAGAATCTTCACTCTACCCTCTGTTGTTGTTAACAGTTTCTGCCATTCAGAAACCATCTGCACCATGGGGGAAGTCAAAGTATCTCATGGTTCTAATTTGTCTGCTGATATAACTGATGGAGAACCTCATATTCAGCAACTTGTATTGGGAAGCTGGGACCAGAGTGGTTCATTGTCAAGTGTTTACTCTACCCCAGAAATTGAAAAGAAGTATGTTCATCATGTTTATGATGCAATCGCACGTCATTTCAGTTCCACCCGTTTTGCTAAATGGCCAAAAGTTGCCACTTTTTTGAAATCTTTGCCTGTAGGATCTCTCGTGTTAGATGCAGGATGTGGAAATGGGAAGTATTTGGGCTTAAATCCCAGTTGCTTCTTTATAGGATGTGATATCAGTCCCCAACTTGTTAATATTTGTGCTGATAGAGAGCATGAAGTATTAGTTGCAGATGCTGTAAATCTTCCTTACCGGACTGGTTTTGGTGATGCTGCTATTTCTATTGCTGTGTTGCATCATCTAAGTACAGAGAATAGGAGGAAGAAAGCAATACATGAATTAGTTCGTGTTGTTAAAAAGGGCGGTCTTGTTCTAATAACAGTTTGGGCAGTGGAGCAGGAGGATAGGTCATTGGTAAATAAATGGACGCCTCTTACTGAAACGTATGTAGAGGAGTGGATAGGACCAAGCAGTCCGCGGGTACGTGGACCGTCATCCAGCACTCTAGAAAGCATCCCAGAAGCTGAGGAGAACAATTCTGGAGATTGCTTCAATGACCCCAAAGTGATTCCCGTTGAGAAATTGCAGGAAACTATGGTCTCCAGTAGTAAAGATGATTCTGCAGGTTGCAAAAATGGAAAACATGTCGAGTGTCAACAGGAGTATTTTGTCCCTTGGCATTTACCTTATCATCGTGCTGAAGTCAGTGGTGCTTCTGCTACTGCTCTGGCAAATGGCCTGGCAAAGAAAGATGATAAGAAGGGTGCTGTAGTGTACAATAGGTATTACCATGTTTTTAGTGAAGGCGAGCTTGAGAG
- the LOC131162350 gene encoding tRNA (carboxymethyluridine(34)-5-O)-methyltransferase isoform X2, protein MGEVKVSHGSNLSADITDGEPHIQQLVLGSWDQSGSLSSVYSTPEIEKKYVHHVYDAIARHFSSTRFAKWPKVATFLKSLPVGSLVLDAGCGNGKYLGLNPSCFFIGCDISPQLVNICADREHEVLVADAVNLPYRTGFGDAAISIAVLHHLSTENRRKKAIHELVRVVKKGGLVLITVWAVEQEDRSLVNKWTPLTETYVEEWIGPSSPRVRGPSSSTLESIPEAEENNSGDCFNDPKVIPVEKLQETMVSSSKDDSAGCKNGKHVECQQEYFVPWHLPYHRAEVSGASATALANGLAKKDDKKGAVVYNRYYHVFSEGELERLLSGMENAVIVDRFYDKSNWCVVLEKTL, encoded by the coding sequence ATGGGGGAAGTCAAAGTATCTCATGGTTCTAATTTGTCTGCTGATATAACTGATGGAGAACCTCATATTCAGCAACTTGTATTGGGAAGCTGGGACCAGAGTGGTTCATTGTCAAGTGTTTACTCTACCCCAGAAATTGAAAAGAAGTATGTTCATCATGTTTATGATGCAATCGCACGTCATTTCAGTTCCACCCGTTTTGCTAAATGGCCAAAAGTTGCCACTTTTTTGAAATCTTTGCCTGTAGGATCTCTCGTGTTAGATGCAGGATGTGGAAATGGGAAGTATTTGGGCTTAAATCCCAGTTGCTTCTTTATAGGATGTGATATCAGTCCCCAACTTGTTAATATTTGTGCTGATAGAGAGCATGAAGTATTAGTTGCAGATGCTGTAAATCTTCCTTACCGGACTGGTTTTGGTGATGCTGCTATTTCTATTGCTGTGTTGCATCATCTAAGTACAGAGAATAGGAGGAAGAAAGCAATACATGAATTAGTTCGTGTTGTTAAAAAGGGCGGTCTTGTTCTAATAACAGTTTGGGCAGTGGAGCAGGAGGATAGGTCATTGGTAAATAAATGGACGCCTCTTACTGAAACGTATGTAGAGGAGTGGATAGGACCAAGCAGTCCGCGGGTACGTGGACCGTCATCCAGCACTCTAGAAAGCATCCCAGAAGCTGAGGAGAACAATTCTGGAGATTGCTTCAATGACCCCAAAGTGATTCCCGTTGAGAAATTGCAGGAAACTATGGTCTCCAGTAGTAAAGATGATTCTGCAGGTTGCAAAAATGGAAAACATGTCGAGTGTCAACAGGAGTATTTTGTCCCTTGGCATTTACCTTATCATCGTGCTGAAGTCAGTGGTGCTTCTGCTACTGCTCTGGCAAATGGCCTGGCAAAGAAAGATGATAAGAAGGGTGCTGTAGTGTACAATAGGTATTACCATGTTTTTAGTGAAGGCGAGCTTGAGAG